A single window of Vigna unguiculata cultivar IT97K-499-35 chromosome 1, ASM411807v1, whole genome shotgun sequence DNA harbors:
- the LOC114194287 gene encoding hexose carrier protein HEX6-like, with amino-acid sequence MAGGFSIESENVQSNGKITLYVVLSCMMAGMGGLLFGYDIGVAGGVTSMDSFLKKFFHKVYIQKEEAKVSNYCVFDSQLLTSFTSSLYVSGLVTTFFASYVTKAFGRKASIVAGGAAFLAGTALGGAAFNVLMLIFGRLLLGVGVGFANQAVPLYLSEMALPRLRGAISNGFQLSLCIGQLLATLVNYGSEKIEGGWGWRVSLSVAGVPASVLILGALFLPETPNSLIQRGHDPQKAKLLLQRIRGTEDVQAELDDLIKASSSKANNKQSYKIIFKRRYRPQLVMAVAMPFFQQMTGINVIGFYAPLLFRTIGLGESVSLLSAVMTVLIGTVATFLSMFIVDKLGRRALFMIGGIQMFASEVIIGGIMAFHLKDHGELSKGYALVVMVMVCIYCAAFSWSWGPLGWLVPSEIFPLEIRSVGQSITVAVSFIFTFAVGQTFLAMLCHLKSGIFFFFGGWVVVMTLFVYYLLPETKQVPLEQMEKVWQEHWFWKRIVGETSDDKEHKLEI; translated from the exons ATGGCTGGTGGGTTTTCTATAGAAAGTGAAAATGTCCAAAGCAATGGTAAGATAACCCTTTATGTTGTGCTGTCTTGTATGATGGCCGGCATGGGAGGTCTCCTCTTCGGCTACGATATTGGAGTAGCCGGAGGGGTGACTTCAATGGATTCATTTCTGAAGAAGTTCTTCCACAAAGTGTATATCCAGAAAGAAGAAGCCAAAGTCAGCAACTACTGTGTATTTGACAGCCAACTCTTGACCTCTTTTACATCATCTCTCTATGTTTCTGGCCTTGTCACTACCTTCTTTGCTTCTTATGTCACCAAAGCCTTTGGCCGCAAAGCATCCATTGTGGCCGGCGGCGCCGCCTTCCTGGCCGGCACAGCTCTCGGAGGTGCAGCTTTCAATGTGTTGATGCTCATATTTGGAAGACTTTTGCTTGGAGTTGGGGTTGGTTTTGCAAACCAG GCTGTTCCTTTGTATCTATCTGAAATGGCACTACCACGACTAAGAGGAGCAATCAGCAATGGCTTCCAATTAAGCCTTTGCATTGGTCAGTTGCTGGCTACCCTAGTGAACTATGGATCAGAGAAGATTGAAGGTGGGTGGGGTTGGCGTGTGTCTCTATCCGTGGCAGGTGTACCAGCCTCAGTACTAATACTCGGTGCACTTTTCCTCCCCGAAACTCCAAACAGCTTGATCCAACGAGGCCATGACCCTCAAAAGGCCAAGTTACTACTTCAGCGAATTCGTGGTACAGAAGATGTACAAGCTGAACTTGATGATCTCATAAAAGCAAGTTCTTCAAAAGCCAACAACAAACAATCATATAAGATCATTTTCAAACGAAGATACAGGCCTCAGCTCGTGATGGCAGTGGCCATGCCATTTTTCCAGCAAATGACAGGGATAAACGTGATCGGTTTCTATGCCCCTTTACTTTTCAGGACAATTGGGTTAGGAGAAAGTGTGTCACTGCTTTCAGCTGTGATGACAGTACTCATAGGTACTGTGGCAACATTCTTATCAATGTTCATAGTTGATAAGCTAGGAAGGAGAGCCTTGTTCATGATTGGAGGCATTCAGATGTTTGCATCAGAGGTTATAATTGGTGGCATAATGGCCTTTCATCTGAAAGATCATGGTGAACTGAGCAAAGGGTATGCTCTTGTGGTTATGGTTATGGTGTGCATATATTGTGCTGCGTTTTCGTGGTCATGGGGGCCATTGGGTTGGTTGGTGCCGAGTGAAATTTTTCCTTTGGAGATTAGATCAGTGGGGCAAAGCATCACAGTGGCAGTGAGCTTTATCTTCACTTTCGCTGTTGGTCAGACTTTTCTGGCCATGCTTTGCCACTTGAAGTCTgggattttcttcttctttggaggGTGGGTGGTGGTCATGACTCTATTTGTGTACTATCTTCTGCCAGAGACCAAACAAGTGCCGCTTGAACAGATGGAGAAAGTGTGGCAAGAACACTGGTTTTGGAAGAGAATAGTGGGTGAAACGAGTGATGATAAAGAGCATAAACTTGAGATATGA